In one Saccharibacillus brassicae genomic region, the following are encoded:
- the efeO gene encoding iron uptake system protein EfeO, with protein sequence MTHLHPIKNNEPTSRRKLPFAILSSAALVAMLALSACGAAAEDTAASTQTAPAAAEKPASEASAPADTADAAADRAADEAVRQGAQKMKDETTQFQAALAAKDDAKVKKLSGSINDLWLSYENTVRDRFPLLYTEVEKYEMPIFSASAYDKMDYAALTDNAGKLQGALDDLLTAKKTDAAASEVLAEAVSGYEKYVREQTDRFVEETQVFADAVKAGNIEAAKTAYPISRTYYENIEPIAESLGDLDPKIDARLPDVENEEQWTGFHRIERALWEDGSLEGQGKYADLLMTDVKALQAKIADLKLEPEAMVAGAMELLNEAATSKITGEEETYSHTDLVDLAANVEGSKAVYFAMIPALNDGHRELADQLDQQFRTMEETLAQYNKDGSYALYTDLKTEQIRELSDQLSQLSELMSQTAKIL encoded by the coding sequence ATGACCCATCTGCACCCGATCAAAAATAACGAACCGACGTCCCGCCGCAAGCTCCCGTTCGCCATCCTCTCTTCGGCCGCTCTGGTCGCGATGCTCGCGCTGAGCGCCTGCGGCGCCGCCGCGGAAGACACGGCCGCAAGCACGCAGACCGCTCCGGCAGCCGCCGAGAAACCGGCTTCCGAAGCGTCGGCACCGGCCGACACCGCAGACGCCGCGGCAGATCGCGCAGCCGACGAAGCGGTGCGGCAGGGCGCGCAGAAGATGAAGGACGAGACGACGCAATTCCAGGCGGCGCTCGCCGCCAAAGACGACGCCAAAGTCAAAAAACTCAGCGGATCGATCAACGATTTGTGGCTCTCCTACGAGAACACGGTGCGCGACCGCTTCCCGCTGCTGTACACCGAAGTGGAGAAATACGAGATGCCGATCTTTTCCGCTTCCGCCTATGACAAAATGGATTACGCTGCGCTGACCGACAACGCCGGCAAGCTGCAGGGTGCTCTGGACGACCTGCTGACGGCCAAAAAGACCGACGCCGCCGCTTCCGAAGTGCTCGCCGAGGCCGTCTCCGGCTACGAGAAATACGTACGCGAGCAGACGGACCGCTTCGTGGAAGAGACGCAGGTGTTCGCCGACGCGGTCAAAGCGGGCAATATCGAAGCGGCCAAAACCGCTTACCCCATCTCCCGCACCTATTACGAAAATATCGAACCGATCGCGGAAAGCCTCGGCGACCTCGATCCGAAGATCGACGCGCGGCTGCCGGACGTGGAGAACGAAGAACAGTGGACCGGCTTTCACCGGATCGAACGTGCGCTGTGGGAAGACGGTTCGCTGGAAGGGCAGGGCAAATACGCGGATCTGCTCATGACGGACGTCAAAGCGCTGCAAGCCAAAATCGCCGACCTCAAGCTCGAACCGGAAGCGATGGTCGCCGGCGCGATGGAACTGCTGAACGAAGCGGCAACCTCGAAGATTACGGGCGAGGAAGAGACGTATTCGCATACCGACCTTGTCGATCTGGCCGCGAACGTGGAAGGCTCCAAAGCGGTCTACTTCGCGATGATCCCGGCGCTGAACGACGGACACCGGGAGCTGGCGGACCAGCTCGACCAACAGTTCCGTACGATGGAAGAGACGCTGGCCCAATATAACAAAGACGGCAGCTATGCGCTCTACACCGATCTCAAGACGGAACAAATCCGGGAACTGAGCGATCAGCTGTCCCAACTGTCGGAACTGATGTCGCAAACGGCGAAAATCTTGTAG
- the efeB gene encoding iron uptake transporter deferrochelatase/peroxidase subunit, with translation MKHTKHEPADGERGTERADGNHSAQDAKAGEAAGASETGGSGRSGKGYTRREMLKMSAAAGGGIALGASGLGAILKMFGAAEAPPAAAGGESAAAANERLDFYGEHQAGIVTPQQTYMYLVGFKVTAADRKTLIGLLRDWTRFCDLSTGGASAVEANGRLLPPSDSGESVDLPAAKLSVTFGFGPSLFAQGGQDRFGLAARAPKHLRDIPRMPKDRIDEALSGGDICVQVCAEDQQVAFHAARNLIRLSAFTASVLWMQEGFISSPPGSTPRNLFGFKDGTANALHDSGAGYGDVVWCGEDEPDWMRGGSYLAYRKIRMLLEVWDRSSLKDQEDTFGRRKDSGAAYGKTGEFDTVSPGELPADSHVRLAKQDGAQMHRRAYSYTGGIDARTGNVDAGLLFLSYQRDPDKQFVPMLRLMSQMDKLNEYTVHIASGLFACPGGWKPGEYVGQRLLEG, from the coding sequence ATGAAGCATACGAAGCACGAACCGGCAGACGGCGAACGCGGCACCGAACGCGCAGACGGGAATCATTCGGCGCAAGACGCGAAGGCAGGCGAAGCCGCAGGAGCAAGCGAAACGGGCGGTTCGGGCCGTTCGGGAAAAGGCTACACGCGGCGGGAAATGCTCAAAATGTCCGCCGCCGCGGGCGGCGGGATCGCGCTGGGCGCAAGCGGCCTCGGCGCCATCCTGAAAATGTTCGGAGCGGCGGAAGCCCCTCCGGCCGCGGCCGGCGGAGAATCGGCGGCGGCCGCGAACGAGCGGCTGGACTTCTACGGCGAACACCAGGCCGGCATCGTCACCCCGCAGCAGACCTATATGTATCTGGTCGGCTTCAAGGTGACGGCAGCCGATCGCAAGACGCTGATCGGCCTGCTGCGGGACTGGACCCGCTTTTGCGACCTCAGCACGGGCGGCGCTTCCGCCGTCGAAGCGAACGGGCGCCTGCTGCCGCCGAGCGACAGCGGCGAAAGCGTCGACCTTCCGGCCGCGAAGCTCAGCGTCACGTTCGGGTTCGGCCCTTCCCTGTTCGCGCAGGGCGGACAGGATCGGTTCGGCCTTGCGGCGCGGGCGCCCAAGCATCTGCGCGACATTCCGCGCATGCCGAAAGACCGGATCGACGAAGCGCTGTCCGGCGGGGACATCTGCGTGCAGGTGTGCGCGGAAGACCAACAGGTCGCTTTTCACGCGGCGCGCAATTTGATCCGGCTGTCGGCTTTTACCGCCTCGGTGCTGTGGATGCAGGAAGGCTTCATCAGCTCGCCTCCGGGCAGCACGCCGCGCAACCTGTTCGGCTTCAAGGACGGCACGGCCAACGCGCTGCACGATTCCGGCGCCGGCTACGGCGACGTCGTCTGGTGCGGCGAAGACGAGCCGGACTGGATGCGGGGCGGCAGCTACCTCGCCTACCGCAAAATCCGCATGCTGCTGGAAGTGTGGGACCGTTCCTCGCTCAAGGACCAGGAAGACACGTTCGGCCGGCGCAAAGACTCCGGCGCGGCCTACGGCAAGACGGGCGAATTCGATACCGTCTCGCCGGGCGAACTGCCCGCGGACTCCCATGTCCGCCTGGCCAAACAAGACGGTGCGCAGATGCACCGCCGGGCCTATTCGTATACGGGCGGGATCGACGCCCGGACCGGCAATGTAGACGCCGGACTGCTGTTCCTCAGCTACCAGCGCGACCCGGACAAGCAGTTCGTGCCGATGCTGCGGCTGATGAGCCAAATGGACAAATTGAACGAATATACCGTGCATATCGCGAGCGGCCTGTTCGCCTGTCCGGGCGGCTGGAAGCCCGGCGAATACGTGGGGCAGCGCCTGCTGGAAGGCTAG
- a CDS encoding guanylate kinase produces MNVSLVVFQGPSASGKSTLQALLGLPRIVTWTSRAPRAGELDGVDYHFAPRQTLERMKDAGDMLETSEYRGHLYGTSLASIEGTARGAGLRSIVLDASGARVARALLGERALLLGVAASRAECEARLLARGSDAAQIAARLAGYDEEIAALSGCDLIVRSGDGALERAGEIVQALRPLLGA; encoded by the coding sequence ATGAACGTATCACTGGTTGTTTTTCAAGGGCCGAGCGCTTCGGGCAAAAGTACGCTTCAAGCGCTGCTGGGGCTGCCCCGCATCGTGACCTGGACGTCGCGGGCGCCGCGCGCAGGCGAGCTCGACGGAGTCGATTACCATTTCGCGCCGCGGCAGACGCTTGAGCGGATGAAGGACGCGGGAGACATGCTGGAGACGAGCGAATACCGCGGCCACCTGTACGGCACGTCGCTCGCTTCGATCGAAGGAACGGCCCGCGGCGCGGGGCTGCGTTCGATCGTGCTCGACGCAAGCGGAGCCCGCGTCGCCCGGGCGCTGCTCGGCGAGCGCGCGCTGCTGCTCGGCGTGGCCGCTTCGCGCGCCGAATGCGAAGCGCGCCTGCTGGCACGCGGGTCGGACGCCGCGCAGATCGCGGCGCGCCTCGCCGGATACGACGAAGAGATCGCGGCCTTGAGCGGCTGCGACCTCATCGTGCGAAGCGGGGACGGCGCCCTGGAGCGGGCGGGCGAGATCGTGCAGGCGCTGCGCCCGCTGCTCGGCGCCTAG
- the pepT gene encoding peptidase T, giving the protein MKKELIERLDRYARFDTQSNEDSETCPSTPGQMKLAEQLVRELTEMGLTEITLDENGYVMASLEAKTDKSDVPVIGFLAHLDTATELSGANVNPQIVERYDGGDIVLNRELGIVLSPRDFPELTHYVDHTLVTTDGTTLLGADDKAGMAEIMTALNHLIAHPELKHGKIRVAFTPDEEIGRGPQRFDVEAFGAKYAYTMDGGPLGELEYESFNAAAAKVTIKGVSVHPGTAKGKMINAAKIAMEFHRRLPEQESPEFTEGYEGFFHLLDMNGGTDQATLSYIIRDFDRSSFEARKKLMESIAGEFRQTYGDENVLLELRDQYYNMREKIEPVIEIVDLVGDAMKKLGIEPDIRPIRGGTDGSQLSYMGLPTPNIFTGGENYHGRYEFVSADNMVKATEVILEVVQAFERRA; this is encoded by the coding sequence ATGAAAAAAGAGCTGATCGAACGTCTCGACCGCTATGCCCGTTTCGATACCCAGTCCAACGAAGACAGCGAGACCTGCCCGTCCACGCCGGGACAGATGAAGCTGGCCGAGCAGCTCGTACGCGAGCTGACAGAAATGGGACTTACCGAAATCACGCTCGACGAAAACGGTTACGTCATGGCTTCGCTCGAAGCCAAAACCGACAAAAGCGACGTGCCCGTCATCGGCTTCCTCGCCCACCTCGACACGGCGACCGAACTGAGCGGCGCCAACGTCAATCCGCAGATCGTCGAGCGCTACGACGGCGGAGACATCGTGCTGAACCGCGAACTGGGCATCGTGCTCTCCCCGCGCGACTTCCCGGAGCTTACGCACTACGTCGACCATACGCTTGTGACGACCGACGGCACGACGCTGCTCGGCGCCGACGACAAAGCGGGCATGGCCGAGATCATGACTGCCCTGAATCATCTGATCGCGCATCCCGAACTGAAGCACGGCAAGATCCGCGTGGCGTTCACGCCGGACGAAGAGATCGGGCGCGGCCCGCAGCGCTTCGACGTGGAAGCGTTCGGCGCGAAATACGCCTATACGATGGACGGAGGCCCGCTCGGCGAACTGGAGTACGAAAGCTTCAATGCGGCGGCCGCCAAAGTGACGATCAAAGGCGTGAGCGTCCATCCGGGCACGGCCAAAGGCAAAATGATCAACGCCGCCAAGATCGCGATGGAGTTCCACCGCCGCCTGCCGGAGCAGGAGTCGCCGGAATTCACGGAAGGCTACGAAGGCTTTTTCCACCTGCTCGACATGAACGGGGGAACGGATCAGGCGACGCTGTCGTACATCATCCGCGATTTCGACCGCAGCAGCTTCGAAGCGCGCAAAAAGCTGATGGAAAGTATCGCCGGCGAGTTCCGTCAGACGTACGGCGACGAGAACGTGCTGCTGGAGCTGCGCGATCAGTACTATAATATGCGCGAGAAAATCGAACCGGTGATCGAGATCGTGGACCTGGTCGGCGACGCGATGAAGAAGCTCGGCATCGAGCCGGACATCCGTCCGATCCGCGGCGGCACCGACGGCTCGCAGCTGTCGTACATGGGCCTGCCGACGCCGAACATTTTCACCGGCGGCGAAAACTACCACGGCCGTTACGAGTTCGTCTCCGCCGACAACATGGTCAAAGCGACCGAAGTCATTCTGGAAGTCGTCCAGGCGTTCGAGCGCCGGGCCTAG
- a CDS encoding pentapeptide repeat-containing protein, giving the protein MFEYQNREYEDVDFGSQEMRDGELVNCTFVRCRFAYGSMEEILTTGCRFTECDFRGASMNGSIHTDSAFENCKFTEANLFAAKFDSCKMTGSDFAGAKLDGFTVVRGDWSYTNLRQTRLDRQDLRGARFFEADLSQTSLQKADLRGADLTRCVLAGAKLQGADLREAILDGVDFKSLDVKNVRMDREQAVLFMRAYGAKVD; this is encoded by the coding sequence ATGTTCGAATATCAAAATCGCGAATACGAAGACGTCGATTTCGGCTCGCAGGAGATGCGCGACGGCGAATTGGTCAACTGCACGTTCGTCCGCTGCCGCTTCGCCTACGGTTCGATGGAAGAGATTCTGACGACAGGCTGCCGGTTCACCGAATGCGATTTTCGCGGCGCTTCGATGAACGGATCGATCCATACCGATTCCGCGTTCGAGAACTGCAAGTTTACGGAAGCGAATCTGTTCGCGGCCAAGTTCGACAGCTGCAAGATGACCGGGTCCGACTTCGCGGGCGCGAAGCTGGACGGCTTTACGGTCGTGCGCGGCGACTGGTCGTACACGAATCTGCGGCAGACGCGGCTGGACCGGCAGGATCTGCGCGGAGCGCGCTTTTTCGAAGCGGATCTGTCGCAGACCAGCCTGCAAAAAGCCGATCTGCGCGGAGCCGACCTGACCCGCTGCGTGCTGGCCGGAGCGAAGCTGCAGGGCGCGGATCTGCGCGAAGCGATTCTCGACGGCGTCGATTTCAAATCGCTGGACGTCAAAAACGTGCGTATGGACCGCGAGCAGGCCGTCCTGTTCATGCGCGCCTACGGGGCCAAAGTCGATTAA
- a CDS encoding acetate uptake transporter, whose amino-acid sequence MNHPSPTHVKITTADPGAIGLFGLAIVTLVASSQKLGLTEGLGYAAAWAVFLGACAQLFAAIQDAKHDNTFGMTAFAAYAFFWFAMAANWMIKLGTFGPELAGSVDGKQLGFAFGGYLVFTLFMTIGAMETNKVLFFIFCLIDVLFLGLTFDAFGAPEFFHQLAAYAEMAIGLLSLYGCGANVLNAHFGREFLPIGRPFGIFKPRP is encoded by the coding sequence ATGAATCACCCGTCCCCTACCCACGTCAAAATCACTACCGCCGATCCCGGCGCCATCGGCTTGTTCGGTCTGGCCATCGTCACGCTCGTCGCTTCGTCGCAGAAGCTCGGACTGACGGAAGGTCTCGGTTACGCTGCAGCCTGGGCCGTTTTCCTGGGCGCCTGCGCCCAGTTGTTCGCCGCGATCCAGGACGCCAAGCACGACAATACGTTCGGCATGACCGCTTTTGCGGCGTACGCGTTTTTCTGGTTCGCGATGGCGGCCAACTGGATGATCAAACTCGGCACGTTCGGACCGGAACTGGCCGGGTCTGTCGACGGCAAGCAGCTCGGCTTCGCCTTCGGCGGCTATCTGGTCTTCACGCTGTTCATGACGATCGGGGCGATGGAGACGAACAAAGTGCTGTTCTTCATCTTCTGCCTGATCGACGTGCTGTTCCTCGGCCTGACGTTCGACGCGTTCGGCGCTCCGGAATTTTTCCACCAGCTCGCCGCTTACGCGGAAATGGCGATCGGCCTGCTGTCGCTGTACGGCTGCGGCGCCAACGTGCTCAACGCGCACTTCGGCCGCGAGTTCCTGCCGATCGGCAGACCGTTCGGCATCTTCAAGCCCCGTCCTTAA
- a CDS encoding DsbA family oxidoreductase: MKIEVWSDYVCPFCYIGKRRLEHALERFPHQDQVEVVYKSFELDPNAHVHIEGDIHDLLAGKYGMSREQAIASNHSVGEAANGVGLHYDFDRMRYTNTFDAHRVAHFAAEKGLSQAVTERLMQAYFTEGAFLGDPEEIAKLAAEAGLDKDEVLGVLNSDAYAQNVRADEEQATQLGVRGVPFFVLDGKFAVSGAQPDEVFDQALTRAWGERSPLTVLGADDGDAEGCSDGSCAVPQAKSE, from the coding sequence ATGAAAATCGAAGTCTGGTCGGACTATGTCTGCCCGTTCTGTTATATCGGCAAGCGCCGCCTCGAACACGCCCTGGAGCGGTTCCCGCATCAGGATCAGGTCGAAGTCGTCTATAAGAGCTTCGAACTTGACCCCAATGCCCATGTGCATATCGAAGGCGATATTCACGATCTGCTCGCCGGCAAGTACGGCATGAGCCGCGAACAGGCGATCGCTTCGAACCACAGCGTCGGCGAAGCGGCCAACGGCGTCGGCCTGCATTACGATTTCGACCGGATGCGCTACACGAATACGTTCGATGCGCATCGCGTCGCGCATTTCGCGGCGGAGAAAGGGCTGTCCCAGGCCGTGACCGAACGCCTGATGCAGGCTTACTTCACCGAAGGCGCCTTCCTGGGCGATCCCGAAGAGATCGCGAAGCTTGCGGCCGAAGCGGGCCTGGACAAGGACGAAGTGCTCGGCGTGCTGAACTCGGACGCCTATGCCCAAAACGTCCGGGCGGACGAAGAACAAGCGACGCAGCTCGGCGTGCGCGGCGTGCCGTTCTTCGTGCTCGACGGCAAGTTCGCCGTATCCGGCGCGCAGCCGGACGAAGTGTTCGATCAGGCGCTGACCCGCGCCTGGGGCGAACGTTCGCCGCTGACCGTGCTCGGCGCGGACGACGGCGATGCCGAAGGCTGCTCGGACGGTTCGTGCGCGGTGCCGCAGGCCAAGTCGGAGTAA
- a CDS encoding response regulator, with translation MRAMLIDDEKPALMHLERLLRTDGRIEPAVLCTSAREGLERLEQEAVDAVFLDIGMPEMNGLEAAEYIQQARPGIAIIFVTAYSDYAVEAFDLQAIDYLLKPIGTPRLQKAIDRIVPSVQARQAAGVPSAPVSSAADEERPPADILTFRRLELVDPESGDVRAIKWRTAKAQELFAYLLHQGEQWVRRDELIDLLWPDAPIDKSAAYLHTSVYQLRKMLKEWNPRLQLEYRQESYRLLRGGASSDAELFERGSEQLPRDAAGRMSGLQRLLAMWRGGYLEQHDYGWAENRADELKRLRLRLTLELAERERESGSPQEAIRRLSALQGEEPFAEDVCRELMRSCEAAGDKRQAREHYLSLERLLQEELGVRPESQTERLYERIRS, from the coding sequence ATGCGGGCAATGCTGATCGACGACGAAAAGCCGGCTTTGATGCACTTGGAGCGCCTGTTGCGAACAGACGGACGGATCGAGCCGGCCGTTCTGTGCACGTCGGCGCGCGAAGGGCTCGAACGGCTGGAACAGGAAGCGGTAGATGCCGTTTTTCTGGATATCGGTATGCCCGAGATGAACGGCCTCGAAGCGGCGGAGTATATCCAGCAGGCCCGCCCCGGCATCGCGATCATCTTCGTGACCGCCTATTCCGATTACGCGGTGGAAGCGTTCGATCTGCAGGCGATCGATTACCTGCTCAAGCCGATCGGCACGCCGCGCCTGCAAAAAGCGATTGACCGGATCGTGCCTTCCGTTCAAGCCAGACAGGCCGCCGGTGTCCCTTCGGCGCCCGTCTCTTCGGCGGCGGACGAAGAGCGGCCGCCTGCGGACATCCTGACTTTTCGCCGCCTGGAACTGGTCGATCCCGAGTCCGGCGACGTTCGTGCGATCAAATGGCGCACGGCGAAGGCGCAGGAACTTTTCGCCTACCTGCTGCATCAAGGCGAGCAATGGGTGCGGCGCGACGAGCTGATCGACCTGCTCTGGCCGGACGCCCCGATCGATAAATCGGCGGCGTATCTGCACACGTCCGTCTACCAGCTGCGCAAGATGCTCAAAGAGTGGAATCCCCGGCTGCAGCTGGAATACCGGCAGGAGAGTTACCGCCTGCTGCGCGGCGGGGCGTCGTCCGACGCCGAGCTGTTCGAGCGCGGCAGCGAACAACTGCCCCGCGACGCGGCCGGGCGAATGTCCGGCCTGCAGCGGCTGCTCGCCATGTGGCGCGGCGGATACCTGGAGCAGCACGACTACGGCTGGGCCGAGAACCGGGCCGACGAGTTGAAGAGGCTGCGTCTGCGCCTGACGCTGGAGCTGGCCGAACGGGAGCGGGAAAGCGGCAGTCCGCAGGAAGCGATCCGCCGCCTGAGCGCGCTTCAGGGCGAGGAACCGTTCGCCGAAGACGTCTGCCGGGAGCTGATGCGGTCCTGCGAGGCGGCCGGAGACAAGCGGCAGGCGCGCGAACATTATCTGTCGCTGGAGCGCCTGCTGCAGGAAGAACTCGGCGTCAGGCCGGAGTCGCAGACGGAACGTCTGTACGAGCGGATCCGAAGCTGA
- a CDS encoding LytR/AlgR family response regulator transcription factor has translation MRIYILDSDERSSLLTARMLEEYTDIDLLGCSGDASPGLQEVARLEPDAVFIDTKLGCISGLAASERLLREFPRLRVVYVTASREYAVEAFEQRAFDYLIKPLTRERLARTVVRLRHSCENALWRQED, from the coding sequence TTGCGGATCTATATATTGGACAGCGACGAAAGGTCCTCCCTGCTGACCGCCCGAATGTTGGAAGAATATACCGACATCGACCTGCTCGGCTGTTCGGGAGACGCGTCCCCGGGATTGCAGGAAGTCGCCCGGCTTGAGCCCGATGCCGTATTCATCGACACGAAGCTCGGCTGCATCTCCGGGCTTGCGGCTTCCGAACGGCTGCTGCGCGAGTTCCCCCGCCTGCGCGTCGTCTACGTGACGGCCAGCCGGGAGTACGCGGTCGAAGCGTTCGAGCAGCGGGCCTTCGACTATTTGATCAAACCCCTGACGCGAGAAAGGCTGGCGCGGACGGTTGTCCGGCTGCGGCATTCCTGCGAAAACGCTTTGTGGCGCCAGGAAGACTAG